One genomic window of Plasmodium falciparum 3D7 genome assembly, chromosome: 10 includes the following:
- a CDS encoding transformer-2 protein homolog beta, putative, translating into MSSKEAHSESEEPVHKNDGSTLYVSNLSSKITTAKLQDIFEKYGNIEKCYVISNPITKESRNFGFVTFNNSEDAENAMNKANKMEIEGREINVEIAKRNEPHEPTPGEYKGVQNIVKRNGLRHDYYGRKYDRPYDRRRYDSRRVNPYGRDRMRNFGYRNNGYRHDRYDRRPRNDYRNYDRRSIDNKYYRRNDYYKRNARSSDNERGPSRDDSKRKKRYDRVRKSTSVSNSERRRYRNSPDRSPRYRRK; encoded by the exons atgagttCAAAAGAAGCACATAGTGAATCAGAAGAACCTGTTCACAAGAACGATG GTTCAACATTATATGTATCAAATTTAAGCTCAAAAATAACAACAGCGAAACTTCAagatatttttgaaaaatatggaaacATTGAAAAATGTTATGTTATAAGTAACCCCATAAccaa AGAATCTAGAAACTTTGGATTTGTCacttttaataattctgAAGATGCAGAAAATGCAATGAATAAAGCCAATAAAATGGAAATAGAag gAAGAGAAATCAACGTAGAAATTGCTAAGCGAAATGAGCCACATGAACCAACCCCAGGAGAATATAAAGGAGTACAAA ATATAGTAAAGAGGAATGGATTAAGACACGATTATTACGGAAGAAAATATGACAGACCTTATGATAGGAGAAGATATGATTCACGAag aGTTAACCCTTATGGAAGAGATCGTATGAGAAATTTTGGTTATCGTAATAATGGTTATAGACATGATAGATATGATAGGCGTCCACGTAATGATTATAGGAATTATGATAGAAGATCGattgataataaatattatagaagaaatgattattataaaagaaacgCAAGAAGTAGTGATAATGAAAGGGGACCATCAAGAGATGACagtaaaaggaaaaagagaTATGATAGAGTAAGAAAATCAACAAGTGTATCAAATAGTGAGAGAAGACGTTATAGAAATTCACCTGACAG AAGTCCACGttatagaagaaaataa
- a CDS encoding transformer-2 protein homolog beta, putative translates to MSSKEAHSESEEPVHKNDGSTLYVSNLSSKITTAKLQDIFEKYGNIEKCYVISNPITKESRNFGFVTFNNSEDAENAMNKANKMEIEGREINVEIAKRNEPHEPTPGEYKGVQIKRNGLRHDYYGRKYDRPYDRRRYDSRRVNPYGRDRMRNFGYRNNGYRHDRYDRRPRNDYRNYDRRSIDNKYYRRNDYYKRNARSSDNERGPSRDDSKRKKRYDRVRKSTSVSNSERRRYRNSPDRSPRYRRK, encoded by the exons atgagttCAAAAGAAGCACATAGTGAATCAGAAGAACCTGTTCACAAGAACGATG GTTCAACATTATATGTATCAAATTTAAGCTCAAAAATAACAACAGCGAAACTTCAagatatttttgaaaaatatggaaacATTGAAAAATGTTATGTTATAAGTAACCCCATAAccaa AGAATCTAGAAACTTTGGATTTGTCacttttaataattctgAAGATGCAGAAAATGCAATGAATAAAGCCAATAAAATGGAAATAGAag gAAGAGAAATCAACGTAGAAATTGCTAAGCGAAATGAGCCACATGAACCAACCCCAGGAGAATATAAAGGAGTACAAA TAAAGAGGAATGGATTAAGACACGATTATTACGGAAGAAAATATGACAGACCTTATGATAGGAGAAGATATGATTCACGAag aGTTAACCCTTATGGAAGAGATCGTATGAGAAATTTTGGTTATCGTAATAATGGTTATAGACATGATAGATATGATAGGCGTCCACGTAATGATTATAGGAATTATGATAGAAGATCGattgataataaatattatagaagaaatgattattataaaagaaacgCAAGAAGTAGTGATAATGAAAGGGGACCATCAAGAGATGACagtaaaaggaaaaagagaTATGATAGAGTAAGAAAATCAACAAGTGTATCAAATAGTGAGAGAAGACGTTATAGAAATTCACCTGACAG AAGTCCACGttatagaagaaaataa
- a CDS encoding DnaJ protein, putative — protein sequence MRKKNNTKKIAEKTNETKSNNTHNKTTNYFNINEIKELYNNKNNDMYEKLFDNNNNEQCGRKKKRKKENITCENNNNLPSIYKKQIKQTNVICNNHNDNNKEIITQSESYHYLYNPSFIKRSKTNNEVNTLTKNKKNININKTDQCSNNHFPYSNRIFDQTYKKSSSTYNINTRNINKKNKIINESNKIQNNCNINKNYNMNHSFNKYDFIRFVCSPNKSKQKVNDMDSPKKMLETKECFKETNLSNTCTYQNNKIDDSICIRNKENQDNYKNCIIQNKNKASTTTQDENITKQSPQMKCDKNIKMDKHVQAQKKKIQNCSNEDIPLIDLNDEDSINKLSKNFFINNKKIFINDISKDKISKDSVNKYYEYGNISPYKLGSHYMDHLSCHNKEGKNISTTTTNSNNNNNNDDNNNNNDNNNNHNNNNHNNNHNNNHNNNDNTIGTNIYKHHNNVNYNNNHNINDNIKINNLNDLNVHDNNYFPYDHTIHHLDDNVNNTSDKIKTKKNLSTLKNVNIYESNVQPYSYNMFRDNNMENDKYNIYNDDNKNDLHENMNEYIKQNYKTTKSLYSYLDLSYNCSNEEIKKAFKEKIKVCHPDKGGNIKEFLQLKFSYDILSNKKKRKMYDKYGNSILELLISDHIYDYNISSDEKTEEEIIDEEYIKIYELFVQKYHNISYLHNLLDLKITNSQYNHFQKLIYHFCNIDTNIFKNILYLYPIYSPNISTYNKKNTTKKNENLNNSTISFQEQTSQYSQETLSENSSSSLEATNKEITIFDTIEKKNFGNLFLEINKDFDHFYKNYLIHKMKSTNQKNEPQGINENIQKIYEHNGKDNISHNLYDYNNEMETPLKSTPMKKKNIENVENIQNVENIKNVENIKNVENTQNVESTQNVENTQNVENIKNDAFFKDIQVSPVVYKIINEKNDKLMDDFYKWFEYFFDESENDKQPNTQQHYETNNIDTDNQRNKNNECNNTFYEYIPIGEKRKNITNDYKKNDCTPNNHVPYIYEHVNKPNIKQTNYYVLDEKQSIHVNLSNIYQHDNNFYDLCNETPHHSIKKSKSIKTPISYKKNIEEYQRIACSSFDKKTFHSSYNLHNKEHKYINHPYCTPIKTNITTNKLSPYMYAEENSKNKTNHNHIYNCTLNVEEKYGFNLFKKSNHKIKDLTHDFNYIYIGNNINNQIHVNPNNEQNTNKRKKIFFFLFIKQECINNFLKIKLLIHKMKEKKNNLKLISLFQNQIDKYMKNMEYILLLTTHKEELIPLNDFYLLDKNIYTKRFYCIPIYIKKNNILIRPNFFHIKWIVYTLQSFIFYNFFFKKINKYMCTYPFFNYKYTHFKNYINQHNQQQNNDENDIQTYNTNFYDYYIFFQHYIIKNKIKYVKHFPHHLMLNFKDLPSTNMKDYKNVHIHISSIFVLTPNKIYPSVDNYMY from the coding sequence ATGaggaaaaagaataatacaaaaaagatTGCTGAAAAAACGAACGAAActaaaagtaataatacaCATAATAAAACTACCAATTATTTCAacataaatgaaataaaagaattatataataacaaaaataatgatatgtaTGAAAAACTTtttgataacaataataatgaacaaTGTGgacgtaaaaaaaaaagaaaaaaagaaaatataacatgtgaaaataataataatttaccttctatatataaaaaacaaataaaacaaacaaatgtaatatgtaataatcataatgataataataaagaaattattacaCAGTCAGAatcatatcattatttatataatccttcctttattaaaagaagtaAAACTAATAATGAAGTAAACacattaacaaaaaataaaaaaaatataaatataaataaaaccgATCAATGTAGTAATAATCATTTTCCATATTCTAATAGGATATTTGATCAGACATACAAGAAATCATCatcaacatataatataaatacaaggAATAtcaataaaaagaataaaattataaatgaaaGTAACAAGATACAAAACAAttgtaatataaacaaaaattataatatgaatcaTTCATTcaataaatatgattttaTTAGATTTGTTTGTTCGCCAAATAAAAGCAAACAAAAAGTTAATGATATGGATAGTCCTAAAAAAATGTTAGAAACAAAAGAATGTTTTAAAGAAACCAATTTAAGTAATACATGTActtatcaaaataataagataGATGATTCTATATGCATAAGAAATAAGGAAAACcaagataattataaaaattgtatcattcaaaataaaaataaagcaaGTACTACTACAcaagatgaaaatataacTAAACAATCGCCACAAATGAAatgtgataaaaatataaaaatggataAACATGTCCAagctcaaaaaaaaaaaatacaaaactGTTCAAATGAAGATATACCTCTCATAGATCTAAATGATGAAgattcaataaataaattaagcaaaaacttttttataaataacaagaaaatatttataaatgataTTAGTAAGGATAAGATATCAAAAGATtcagtaaataaatattatgaatatggAAATATATCACCGTATAAATTGGGAAGTCACTATATGGATCATTTGTCATGTCATAAtaaagaaggaaaaaatataagcaCAACTACTAcgaatagtaataataataataataatgatgataataataacaataatgataataataataatcataataataataatcataataataatcataataataatcataacaataatgataataccattggtactaatatatataaacatcataataatgtaaattataataataaccataatattaatgacaATATTAAAATCAATAATCTTAATGATTTAAATGttcatgataataattatttcccATATGATCATACTATTCATCATCTGGACGATAATGTAAACAACACATCcgataaaattaaaacaaagaaaaatttaagtacactaaaaaatgtaaatatttacGAATCGAATGTTCAACCCTACTCTTATAACATGTTTAGAGATAATAACATGGagaatgataaatataacatatacaatgatgataataaaaatgatctacatgaaaatatgaatgaatatataaaacaaaactaTAAAACAACCAAATCATTATATAGCTATTTAgatttatcatataattgctccaatgaagaaataaaaaaagcatttaaagaaaaaattaaagtgtGCCATCCAGATAAAGGTGGAAATATTAAAGAATTCTTACAACtaaaattttcatatgatatattaagtaataagaaaaaaagaaaaatgtatGATAAATATGGAAATAGTATATTAGAATTATTAATAAGTGATCatatttatgattataatatatcatctgATGAAAAAACTGAAGAAGAAATTATCGATGaggaatatattaaaatatatgaattatttgtacaaaaatatcataatatatcatatttacaCAATTTGTTAGATTTAAAAATTACCAATTCTCAATATAATCATTtccaaaaattaatttatcatttttgtaatatcgatacaaatatatttaaaaatattttatatttatatcctaTATATTCACCTAATATATCTacctataataaaaaaaatacgactaaaaaaaatgaaaacctAAATAATAGTACAATATCGTTTCAAGAACAAACAAGTCAATATTCACAAGAAACATTATCTGAAAATTCTTCAAGTAGTCTTGAGGCaacaaataaagaaataaccATTTTTGATactattgaaaaaaaaaactttggAAATTTATTTCTAGAAATTAATAAAGACTTTGAccatttttacaaaaattatttaatacacAAAATGAAGTCAACTAACCAAAAAAATGAACCTCAAGggataaatgaaaatattcaaaaGATATATGAACATAATGGCAAGGATAACATCTCACATAacttatatgattataataatgaaatggAAACCCCACTAAAATCTACTcctatgaaaaaaaaaaacatagaAAATGtggaaaatatacaaaatgtagaaaatataaaaaatgtagaaaatataaaaaatgtggaAAATACACAAAATGTAGAAAGTACACAAAATGTAGAAAATACACAAAatgtagaaaatataaaaaatgacgCTTTTTTTAAAGACATACAAGTATCTCCAGTTgtctataaaattattaatgaaaagaatGATAAACTTATGGACGACTTTTATAAATGGTTTGAATACTTTTTTGATGAATCAGAAAATGATAAACAACCAAATACTCAACAACATTATGAAACAAATAACATAGATACTGATAACCAGAGGAACAAAAATAACGAAtgtaataatacattttatgAATACATACCTATAggagaaaaaaggaaaaatataacaaatgattataagaaaaatgatTGTACTCCTAATAACCATGTACCATACATATATGAACATGTGAATAAAccaaatataaaacaaactAACTATTATGTTTTAGATGAAAAGCAAAGTATACATGTTAATTTATCTAACATATATCaacatgataataatttttatgatttatGTAATGAAACACCTCATCatagtattaaaaaaagcaAATCAATTAAAACTCCCATTagttataaaaagaatatagaAGAATATCAAAGAATAGCTTGCTCTTCTTTCGATAAAAAAACGTTTCATTCATCTtataatttacataataaAGAACACAAATACATAAACCATCCTTATTGTACTCccataaaaacaaatataacaacaaataaattatcaCCTTATATGTATGCTGAAGAAAACagtaaaaacaaaacaaaccacaatcatatatataattgcaCATTAAATGTTGAGGAAAAATATggatttaatttatttaaaaaaagtaatcataaaataaaagactTAACACatgattttaattatatttatatagggaacaatataaataatcaaatACATGTAAACCCAAATAATGAACAGAACacaaacaaaagaaaaaaaatttttttcttcttatttataaaacaagaatgtataaacaattttttaaaaatcaaATTACTCATAcataaaatgaaagaaaaaaaaaacaatctGAAATTAATTTCCTTGTTTCAAAATcaaatagataaatatatgaaaaatatggaatatatattattattaacaacaCATAAAGAAGAATTGATACCATTAAAtgatttttatcttttagataaaaatatatatacaaaacgtttttattgtatacctatatatataaaaaaaaataatattctcATCAGACCAaattttttccatattaaaTGGATTGTATATACACTacaatcatttatattttataatttcttttttaaaaaaattaataaatatatgtgtacatatccattctttaattataaatatacccatttcaaaaattatataaatcaacATAATCAAcaacaaaataatgatgaaaatgatatacaaacgtataatacaaatttttatgattactatatttttttccagcattatataataaaaaataaaatcaaatatGTAAAACATTTCCCTCATCATCTCATGTTAAACTTTAAAGATCTACCATCAACAAATATGAAGGATTACAAAAATGTCCATATACACATATCAtccatttttgttttaacaccaaacaaaatatatccaAGTGTAGATAATTAcatgtattaa